The genome window TTCGGTGAAGAAAATCAGAAACAACTCGGGGCTGAATAAAACAGCCCCGGTTACTTAACATTTTGCTGAAAGCATCAACCTACGCGGTAGTTTGGCGCTTCCTTGGTGATCTGCACGTCGTGGACATGGGATTCAGCCATGCCGGCGCCGGTAATCCGCACGAACTCTGGCTTGGTGCGCATTTCTTCGATGTTGGCGCTGCCGGTGTAGCCCATCGAGGAACGCAGGCCGCCCATCAGTTGATGGATGATCGCGCTGAGGGTGCCCTTGTAAGGCACACGGCCTTCGATGCCTTCCGGAACGAGCTTCTCGGCGCCTGCCGAGGAGTCCTGGAAGTAGCGGTCGGAAGAGCCTTGCGCCTGGGACATGGCGCCCAGCGAACCCATGCCGCGGTAAGCCTTGTACGAACGGCCCTGGAACAGTTCGATCTCGCCCGGCGCTTCTTCAGTACCGGCGAACATCGAGCCCATCATCACGCAGGAAGCACCGGCAACGATGGCCTTGGACAGGTCACCGGAGAAACGGATGCCGCCGTCCGCGATCAACGGAACGCCAGTGCCTTCAAGGGCAGCAGCGACGTTGGCGATAGCGCTGATTTGCGGCACGCCCACACCGGCGACGATACGCGTGGTGCAGATCGAACCAGGGCCGATACCGACCTTGACCGCATCGGCGCCGGCTTCGGCCAGGGCCTTGGCGGCTGCGCCGGTGGCGATGTTGCCGCCGATCACCTGCACGTCAGGGAAATTCTGTTTGACCCAGCGAACGCGGTCGATCACGCCTTTGGAGTGACCGTGGGCAGTGTCGACCACCACCACGTCAACACCGGCAGCGACCAGGGCCGCAACGCGGTCACCGGTGTCTTTACCGGTGCCGACTGCCGCGCCAACACGCAGACGACCTTGGTCATCCTTGCTGGCCAGCGGGTAGGCCTTGGCTTTTTCGATGTCGTTGACGGTCATCATGCCTTTGAGGGCAAATTTGTCATCGACGATCAGCACGCGTTCGATGCGGTGCTTGTGCAGCAGCTCGCGCACATCGTTCTTGTCGGCGCCTTCCTTGACCGTGACGAGACGCTCTTTAGGCGTCATCACTTCGCGGACGGTGACTTCAAGGCGGTTCTCGAAACGCACGTCACGGGAAGTGACGATGCCGACCAGGTCGCCATCGTGCAGCACCGGAACGCCGGAGATGTTGTGCAGGCGGGTCAGGTCGAACAGGTCACGGACGGTGGCGTCGGCTTCGATGGTGATCGGATCTTTCACCACACCGGCTTCGTAACGCTTGACCTTGCGCACTTCGGCAGCTTGCTGCTCGATGGTCATGTTCTTGTGGATGATGCCGATGCCGCCTTCCTGAGCCATGGCAATTGCCAAACGGGCTTCGGTGACGGTGTCCATGGCAGCAGAAACCAGGGGAATATTCAGCTCGATGCCACGGGTTAGGCGGGTCTTGAGACTGACTTCGTTAGGAAGTACCTCGGAATAACCGGGCACTAGGAGAATGTCGTCGAATGTCAGAGCTTCTTGGCTGATACGCAGCATCGCGGGGGCTCCCGAGCGGGAAAATGGAAGCGCGCCATTATATACATGCACCCCGTCAGGCTCAATGTAAAACTCTGACAAACTTGGTAATACTGATAGATGGATTAAAGCTCGACTTTGACCCAACTCATCTTCTGGTCCAACCAATCGGCAAATTCGTCGATAAAGCTCTGCTTGAACCCCGCCTCCGCCCAGTTGTTGAAAATGAATCCCAGGTTGGAAAACCCGCATTCCTGCAGGAACAGAAACCCGTTGATGTCATCTTCATGCCCACACAGCGGGCAGGTGAAATTGTCGGTGTGACCGGGCATCCAGTCTTCCAGGCTTTCGAACAGCGCCTCGCCGACTTCCTTGAGGCATTCCGGGCAGCCGGCCTCTTCGAGAAAGCCTTTGGCCGGGGTATAGATGCAGCGCTTGTAGATGATCTCGAGGCCGTTGATCGGCTCGTTGAACGGCAGCGCTTCGGGGTGCAGCACCACGGCGCGGGCGCCATCGGCCAGGGCGTAAGCCATGCGGTTACCGGTGCGGCCACAGGTGGTCAGTTCTTCCTTGATGATGTTCTTGCGCACCAACCAGCGCACAATCGCCCGCGCGCGGGGTTCGTGGACGGGCAAGGTGGAGATTTTCGGGACAAGGATACTTTGCGAGTTCATGAGAGTCCTGCGGTGTGGCTACTGGCCTCATCGCGGGCAAGCCCGCTCCCACATTTGACTGCGTTCACAAATCAAAAATGTGGGCGCCGGGCTTGCCCGCGATGAGGCCCTGAAGGCTGGCAGCTTAATCCCTGCCCCACACAGGTCAAGTGCTCAAGTACCGCCCGATCAACGCAATGCCACTGGCCAACACCAGCCACGTCACCAGCCTTACAAAGGCTTCACGGGACATGCGCATCGTCAGCCGGCGCCCGCACCACAGCCCCAGCGCCATCGCCGGCAACAGGCACAGCGCCAATATCAACAGCGGCACGTCAGCATACACCCCGGCAATCAGAAACAGGCTCAGGCGCACCACCGTGCTGCAACTGATCAGCGCACTTTGCGTGGCGCGCGCCGCGTCCTTGGGTAAACGGCTGTTCAGGTAGATCGCATATAAAAAGCCGCCACTGCCAAACAACGCACCAAACAGCCCGCCGACGGTGCCCATGGGAATCGACCAACCTTTGGAAAGTTGTGTGGGCCGCGCCTTCACCGACAAGCTGTAGATCGCATAGACGCTGATAAACATGCCCATCAGCAGCAGCAACAGATCCGAATGCAGGTTGAGCAAAAAGATCACGCCTAGCGTGCAACCGATTGCCATGCACGGCAGCAACCGCAGCAGCTCGGGCTTGTTTACATCTCGCCGCGATTGCAGCAGGTTGCCAAAGGCGGCGACAAAATCCAGCAGCACCAGCAGCGGAATGATCTTCGACAGTGGCATAAACACGATCAGAATCGGCCCCGCCACCAGCGCCGTGCCAAACCCGGCGATACCAAACACGACGTAGGCCACCACCACGCCGAGGCCGATCACCAGCCAATCAACACCGCCAAACGACCACTCACTCATCAGCTCAACCGGGCTCATGGGCACGTCCTTGTAAAGAGAAGGCCACCACTTTAGCCATCGTCGAGTGTTGCGACTAATATCTTCAAAGCCCTCCACCCATCTCGAAAAGGCATGACGTGTGATCTCCACTCGCCAACTGCGCTACTTCGTCGAAATCGCCGACAGCGGCAGCTTCAGCGCTGCGGCCGAGCGCCTGTTCGTGGCGCAATCAGCCCTGAGCCGACAGATCAAGGAGCTGGAAGCCCAGCTGCAAACCCCCTTGTTCGAACGCACCGCGCGCCACCCTCGGCTGACGGCGGCCGGTGAAGCCTTTTACCCTCGGGCGCGCAACCTGCTGAGCGAGTTGCTCAAAGCCAGTGAAATGGCGACGCAGGTGGGTAAGGGTCAACTTGGCACGTTACGCCTGAGCCATTCGAGTACCGTGCCGATGAGCGGGCCGTTGCTGCAAGGCATCAGCACCTGGCTGGCGCGCTGCCCCGGCGTGTCGATGGATATCGTCAAACTGTCCTCTGAAGCACAGCTGGAGGACATTGCCGACGGTCGCCTGGACGTCGGGCTATTGCGCTTGCCGGTGTTGCGCCAGCGCGAAGGTGTGCGTGTGACGCCTTTATATAGCGAACAGCTGTTGCTCGCGGTGCCGCCGGATCACCCGTTGGCGCACCGCGACACGCCGGTGGAATTGGTGCAGCTCAGGGACGAAGCGTTTATCTCTGTCCCTCACCCCCAACGCGGCGGCCTGAGTTATCTGTCAGCCGAATTGTGTATGCGTGCCGGCTTTTTCCCCAAGGCTGCGCGGGTGATGTCGCGCAAGACCACCCAGCTGCAATTGATCCAGGCCGGCTTCGGCATTGCCTTGTTACCAAAATCCATGCAGGCCATCGCCCCCGCCAACGTGCACTTTTTGCCCCTGGCCGACCCGGACTGCCTCAGTACCGTGGCGCTGGCCTGCGCGCAAACGCCGAGCGCGCTGGTCGAGCAATTCTGCCAAACCTTGCACGAATGCCTATAAACTGCCGCCCATGATTAAAGATCCTTTTGCCCGTCTGGGCCTGGACCGCGAAGTCCTGACTGTCAGCCAGCTCAACGGCCGCGCGCGGGTGTTGCTGGAAGACGTGTTCACCAATATCTGGGTCGAAGGCGAGATCTCCAACCTCGCCCGCCCGGCCTCCGGCCACGTGTATTTCACCCTCAAGGACAGCGGCGCCCAGGTGCGTTGCGCGTTGTTTCGCAACAATGCCGCCAGGGTGCGCCAGGCATTGAAGGACGGCCTGGCGGTCAAGGTGCGCGGCAAGGTCTCGCTGTTCGAGGGCCGTGGCGACTACCAGTTGATCCTCGACACCGTGGAGCCTGCCGGCGATGGTGCGCTGCGCCTGGCCTTTGATGCGCTGAAGGAAAAACTCAGTGCCGAAGGCCTGTTCAGCGCCGAACGCAAGGTGCCGTTGCCGGCGCACCCGCAGCGCATCGGCATTATCAGTTCGCCGACCGGCGCGGTAATCCGCGACATCATCAGCGTGTTTGGCCGCAGGGCGCCGAACGTTGAACTGACACTGATCCCTACGGCGGTACAAGGCCGCGAAGCCGTGTCGCAGATTGTGCGCGCCCTCAAGCTGGCCGATGCGCGAGGCTTCGATGCGCTGATCCTGGCCCGTGGCGGTGGTTCGCTGGAAGACCTGTGGTGCTTCAACGAAGAAGCCGTGGCGCGTGCCGTGGATGCCTGCGTGACGCCGATCGTCAGTGCCGTCGGCCATGAGACCGATGTGTCGATCTGCGACTTCGTCGCCGACGTGCGCGCGCCGACCCCTTCCGCTGCCGCCGAATTGCTCGCACCCGACGCCAGCCACCTGGTGCGCCAGGTCGAAAACCTGCACCGCCGGCTGGTGATGCTGATGCGCAATC of Pseudomonas fluorescens contains these proteins:
- the guaB gene encoding IMP dehydrogenase, yielding MLRISQEALTFDDILLVPGYSEVLPNEVSLKTRLTRGIELNIPLVSAAMDTVTEARLAIAMAQEGGIGIIHKNMTIEQQAAEVRKVKRYEAGVVKDPITIEADATVRDLFDLTRLHNISGVPVLHDGDLVGIVTSRDVRFENRLEVTVREVMTPKERLVTVKEGADKNDVRELLHKHRIERVLIVDDKFALKGMMTVNDIEKAKAYPLASKDDQGRLRVGAAVGTGKDTGDRVAALVAAGVDVVVVDTAHGHSKGVIDRVRWVKQNFPDVQVIGGNIATGAAAKALAEAGADAVKVGIGPGSICTTRIVAGVGVPQISAIANVAAALEGTGVPLIADGGIRFSGDLSKAIVAGASCVMMGSMFAGTEEAPGEIELFQGRSYKAYRGMGSLGAMSQAQGSSDRYFQDSSAGAEKLVPEGIEGRVPYKGTLSAIIHQLMGGLRSSMGYTGSANIEEMRTKPEFVRITGAGMAESHVHDVQITKEAPNYRVG
- a CDS encoding sulfite exporter TauE/SafE family protein, translated to MSPVELMSEWSFGGVDWLVIGLGVVVAYVVFGIAGFGTALVAGPILIVFMPLSKIIPLLVLLDFVAAFGNLLQSRRDVNKPELLRLLPCMAIGCTLGVIFLLNLHSDLLLLLMGMFISVYAIYSLSVKARPTQLSKGWSIPMGTVGGLFGALFGSGGFLYAIYLNSRLPKDAARATQSALISCSTVVRLSLFLIAGVYADVPLLILALCLLPAMALGLWCGRRLTMRMSREAFVRLVTWLVLASGIALIGRYLST
- a CDS encoding LysR family transcriptional regulator, encoding MISTRQLRYFVEIADSGSFSAAAERLFVAQSALSRQIKELEAQLQTPLFERTARHPRLTAAGEAFYPRARNLLSELLKASEMATQVGKGQLGTLRLSHSSTVPMSGPLLQGISTWLARCPGVSMDIVKLSSEAQLEDIADGRLDVGLLRLPVLRQREGVRVTPLYSEQLLLAVPPDHPLAHRDTPVELVQLRDEAFISVPHPQRGGLSYLSAELCMRAGFFPKAARVMSRKTTQLQLIQAGFGIALLPKSMQAIAPANVHFLPLADPDCLSTVALACAQTPSALVEQFCQTLHECL
- the xseA gene encoding exodeoxyribonuclease VII large subunit gives rise to the protein MIKDPFARLGLDREVLTVSQLNGRARVLLEDVFTNIWVEGEISNLARPASGHVYFTLKDSGAQVRCALFRNNAARVRQALKDGLAVKVRGKVSLFEGRGDYQLILDTVEPAGDGALRLAFDALKEKLSAEGLFSAERKVPLPAHPQRIGIISSPTGAVIRDIISVFGRRAPNVELTLIPTAVQGREAVSQIVRALKLADARGFDALILARGGGSLEDLWCFNEEAVARAVDACVTPIVSAVGHETDVSICDFVADVRAPTPSAAAELLAPDASHLVRQVENLHRRLVMLMRNRLSHDRLRLEGMARRLRHPGERLRQQAQRLDDLDMRMRRAFERSLNTRRERLIRLETRLAGQHPGRQLALLRQRLDSLAERLPRAMREGLKARRLQLQSQVQTLQVVSPLATLGRGYSILLDERGQAIRNAAQTHTGQRLTARLGEGQLQVRVEDNHLTPVTLSLLD